A segment of the Sulfurovum indicum genome:
GAAAGAGAAAGAACGAAAGGCACTGGAAGCGCTTAAGCGTGCCAAGACAGAAGAGGCACGCAAGAGAGCGCGTATGGCAGCAAAAGAGGCGGAATCGGAGAGAAAAAAGATTGCCAAAGAGAGCCAGAAAGTGCGTAATATCAACTCCTCTTACAAAAAAGAGGCAGTTTACCGCTACCGGGGAGGAAAGACGATCTCTCCGATCGCAGGAGCGAGGGTGATCAAGAAGTTCGGTACCTATGTCGACCCCATCTACAAGATTAAAATATTTAATGAGTCGATTACACTTCAGGCGCCGTCATCCCCTGCCAAAGTAAAGAATGTACTCAATGGAAAGGTTGTTTTTGCGGGTAAATCCAGTATGCTTGGGAAAGTGGTTGTGGTCGCACATAGCGGCAAAATGCATACAGTTTATGCCGGTCTTTCCAAGATCGCACCAACCATCCGTGTCGGCACGAAGATCAGAAAAGGGTATGTGGTCGGAAAAGTAAAAAGCAAGCTGGTATTCCAGGCGACCAAGAATTCAAAGCATATCAATCCGCTTAAACTCATTCGTATTTAAGTGTAATAACTGCGCTCCTTAAACCCCTCCTAACCAATATTTGGGTATAATCGCGAAATTATATAAGGGGCTTAGCTGTGGTAAAAAGAGTATTGGTAAAGTTTTCCGGTGAAGCATTGGCCGGCAAAGAAGGCTACGGGATCGACACAAAGATCCTCAACTATATCGCAGGCGAGATCAAAGAGCTTGTCGATAACGGTGTTGAAGTCGGTATTGTTGTCGGCGGGGGAAATATTATTCGCGGCGTGACTGCTGCTGCGGATGGAATTATCAAAAGAACCTCAGGTGACTATATGGGAATGCTTGCCACAGTTATCAACGGCGTAGCGATTCAGGAAGCACTTGAGCATGCAGGGCTCGAAGCACGCTTGCAGTCTGCGATCGATATGCATGAGATCGGTGAAGCGTTCATTGTCAGACGTGCGAGAAGACACCTTGAAAAGGGAAGAGTCGTCATATTTGCAGGAGGTACCGGAAATCCCTACTTTACGACCGATACTGCTGCGACACTGAGAGCTTCCGAGATCGAAGCGGACCTTCTTATCAAGGCGACAAAGGTTGATGGGGTATATGACAAAGATCCTGCGAAGTTTGATGATGCGGTCAAACTTGAGGCATTGACGTACGACCAGGCACTCAATGATCATATCAGGGTGATGGATGATACCTCTATTGCCCTGGCAAAAGAGAATAACTTGCCGATCGTTGTGTGCAATATGTTTGAAAAAGGTAATCTGTTGGCAATCATCAAAGGCGATATGAGTCTTTGTTCTATTGTCAAATAGCCGGTCAAAGAGGTTTGTTTTACAACCCTCCGGCATAATGCAAATGATGAAAAGTATAAAGCGTAAGATAACTTTTCTCGTTGGCGGCTTTGAAACCGGAGCGGTTGCATAAAAACGAGTATCATTCGCGATATCACAGGCAAGTTTTTCAGAAATGAGTGATCTGTCAAAGAATTTTAAAATGAAGGAATAAAAATGAGAACCGAACAATTAACTGCAAAAGCACTTGAGAAAGTGGACTATGATAAATATCTCTTGGCAAATGCCGTAGGAAAAAGAGCAGAAGAGATCGCAGGCGGCGCCAAGCCGCTTATAGATGTGGACCCTAAAATGGTGAAGCACACTGACATTGCTCTGCAGGAGATCGCAGAAGGCAAGCTTATAGTAAGTCTTGAGGGATAACTCCTTTTGGATGCGTTTCTCGCTAAAGTTAAAGAGATACATACGATAGAAGAGGCGACAGCCCTTCTGTGGGAACAACTTCCCTCTCCTTCTTCCCAGACCACCAAAGCGCTTGATGTCGCTATGACCGCTCATGACGGACAAAAGCGAAAAAGCGGTGAACCCTATATCGTACATCCCATTCTTGTTGCCGTGATCACTGCCTCCATCTCCGCTGATGAGACAATGGTGCAGGCAGCACTGCTGCATGATGTGGTGGAAGATACGGATATTGATCTTGAAGATCTTGAACATGAGTTTGGCGAGGATGTGACCCATATGGTTGAAGGACTCACCAAGATCGTGGAGATAAGGGATGAAGAACTGGCCCCGTCCGGTTCTGATGACAGGCTTATCTCTTCGGCATTGACTTTCCGTAAGATGCTTATCGCATCGATTAAAGATATACGTGTTTTGGTCATTAAACTTTGTGACAGGCTGCATAATATGCTTACTTTGGATGCCCTGCCGCTCCATAAACAAAAACGTATTGCTGAAGAGACACTGGTGGTGTACTCGCCGATCGCCCATAGACTGGGAATATCACGCTTGAAAAATCATCTGGAAGATCTGAGTTTTTACTATATCTACCCCGATGATTATGCCAAGATTGATACCTATATCAAAGCCAATGCACAGAATCTTCAGTTCAAACTGAATGCTTTTATTCAGAAAGTCAGGACACTGATGGAGAAGAACGGCTTTGAGGGCATGCATTTTGAGATCATAGGACGGGTGAAGCATTACTACTCCATCTATCTCAAAATGCACCGCAAAGGAGTGAGTATTGAAGAGGTACTTGATCTGCTGGCGATCCGTATTATTGTCAATGAACCGCTGGAGTGCTACAAAGTACTTGGATTGATGCATCTGAACTTTACACCGCTGATCTCACGTTTCAAGGACTATATAGCTGTTCCCAAAGAGAACGGCTATAAAACCATCCATACGACACTCTTCAATGAAGAGGGAATAGTGGAGGCACAGATACGTACTGCACAAATGCACCGTCTGGCTGAATACGGAGTTGCTGCACACTGGAAATACAAAGAGGGAAGCAACAGTGTCAATCTCCAGTGGCTGGAGAGTCTTTCTTATCAGAATGAATCGGTCGAAGAGTTCTATGAATTGGCAAAGAGTGACCTTTTTTCTGAAGATATTACGGTGTTCTCTCCCAAAGGGGATTATTATACGCTTCCCAAAGGGTCGGTTGTACTTGATTTTGCCTATGCCATTCACTCGGAAGTAGGTGCCAATGCCACAGGTGCACTGGTCAACAAACAGAAATCCTCTCTGCTTACGGTACTGAAGAATGGTGACATCGTCAGGATCATTAAAGATGATATGCCGCATCTTCACTGTTCCTGGCAGGATGCTGTGAAAACATCCAAGGCCAAAGAGGGAATACGAAGCCACTGTCGTGCAAGGCTTAAAGAGACAGATACCTTCTCTGCCTATAATATTCTCGCGACACTTTTTGACCAAAGTGTTGATGCTATAAAAAGACGTATAGAAGCTATGGGACTTGCAGAATCGATTCATAAACTTCCTACACAACTGGATTTTTTCAAAGAGACCATCCGTAAACTTGCAGTCTACATCGGTGCGAAAGAGGTACGTTTCTGGGAGCTTCTGAAAAAAGGTTACAAGAAGCCTCAACCCAAAAAGATCGAGCATTTTAAGTTTTTTACCAACAAGCCGTTGGACGGTGTAGAGTTTGATTATTGCTGTCATCCGAAAGTTGGGGACAAAATTGTTGCATTTTATAAGGACAGTAAGGCTATTATACATCATAAATTGTGCAAGAAAGCCTATGCGAAAATTCTCAATGCAGAACCGATGATCTTTGTAAGCTGGAGCGGCACTAAACTCTCCCGCTACAGGCTTATTATAAGCTTGCAGAACCAAAAAGGCGTATTGGCGGATCTGCTTGCCAGACTCTCTTCGCTGGATATGAATGTCATCAGTATCGAACTGGGTATTAAAAATTCAGAGAGTGCTGAGTATTGCCGGATTGAAGTTGAAAGTGCCGAATCAAGAAAGAGTGTACTGGAAGAGAAGATCGCACAACAGTTCAAACTGATCGAGATGATCAGTCTGGATGATGCATATAACAAATAAGTAATGTCATTCTGAAACTGTTCTGAATGAGGAAGAAAGGAAAAAATGTCAGTTAATCAAGCGTTAGAAGAGATCCGTAGGGGAACGGCCGAGATCATCGATATGGAACGTATCGAAACATTGGTGAAAAAGTTTTACGAAACAGGGGAGACCTATACGGTCAAAGCAGGATTTGATCCTACCGGAGCCGATCTGCATCTTGGACATACCGTACTGCTTCAGAAGCTGCGTATCTTCCAAAAACATGGAGGACGGGTACAGCTGCTCATCGGTGACTTTACTGCCATGATCGGTGATCCTACAGGAAAGAGTGAGACACGTAAAGTACTTGACAGGACTACGATTCTTGAAAATGCACAAACCTATCAGGACCAGGTTTTCAATATTCTTGACAAGAGCAGGACAGATGTGGTCTTCAACTCGACATGGCTTGAAGCACTGGGAGCTTCAGGTATGGTCTCTTTGACAACAACCTTCAATGTGGCGCGTATGCTTGAGCGTGATGACTTTGAAAAACGCTACAAAGCCGGGAAAAGCATCTCTATTTCCGAATTTATATATCCATTGCTTCAGGGATACGATTCCGTTGAGCTTCAGAGTGATATAGAGATTGGCGGGACAGACCAGAAATTCAATCTGCTGATGGGGCGGTTTTTGCAGCGTGCCTATGAAATAGGCAAGGAACAGGCAGTACTGATGATGCCTATCCTTGAAGGCCTTGACGGTGTTCAGAAAATGAGCAAGTCACTGAACAACTATATTGGTATCACGGAAGTGCCTAAAGAGATCTATGCAAAAACACTCTCTATTTCTGATGAGTTGATGTGGCGTTACTATGAACTGCTGAGTGAAAAGTCTCTTGAAGAGATCGCACAGATGAAAGAAGATGTAAAAACAGGGAAACTTCATCCCAAAGCTGCCAAAGAAAATCTTGCTCTTGAGCTGGTGACACGTTTTTATGATGAGGAAGCGGCAAAGGCTGCCAAAGAGGAGTTTGATAATGTATTCAAGGCCAATAAACTTCCCGATGATATACCTGAAGTAGAAGTAGAAGAGGGTATCTGGATCTGTAAGGCATTGGTAGATGCGGGGATAGAGCCTTCGACTTCACAGGCACGTAGGGACATTAAACAAGGTGCGGTACGTATTGATCAGGAGAAGGTAGGTGACGAGAAGCTCAATCTGGATACCGGAGAGTATATTTTACAGGTTGGAAAACGAAAATTTGCAAAAGTGAAGGTTGGAGTATGACATTTAAACCATTAAAGATCGGAAAATATACGATAGAAAAGCCGATCATACAGGGAGGTATGGGAGTAGGTATCTCTTGGGACCAGCTGGCAGGCTCTGTTTCCAAAGAGGGAGGGCTTGGTGTAGTCTCTGCAGTAGGTACAGGTGTGTACAAAAACAGAGCCTATCTGGATGAGGCAGAAATGGCGGGGAGAGAACACAGACCGCTTGAAGCGATCAACTTCTACTCTTACAGGGCATTAAAACATATTTTTGACAATGCCAGAGAGATCTGTGGTGACAGACCGCTTGCAGCAAATATCCTTTATGCTCAAAGTGAGTATGACAGAGTGGTTCAGGATGCCTGTAAAGCCGGTGCCAATATTATTATTACCGGAGCTGGACTTCCTCTTACAATGCCTGAAGCAGCAAAAGACTATCCTGATGTAGCACTGGTACCTATTGTCTCTACGGCAAAAGCGTTGCGTATTCTCTGTAGACGATGGAAAAAAACACATGACAGACTACCTGATGCAGTGATTGTCGAGGGACCGCTCAGCGGAGGACATCAGGGATTCAAATATGAAGAGTGCTTCATGCCGGAGAACCAGCTTGAAGCGATCTTGCCACCTGTAGTGGAAGAGGCGAAGAACTGGGGTGATATTCCGGTTATTGCTGCCGGTGGAGTGTGGGATCATAACGACATTATACGGATGATGGAACTTGGTGCCAGAGGTGTACAGCTTGGTACACGTTTTATCGGTACTGTGGAGTGTGATGCTTCAGATGTGATGAAGAATATCATTATCAATGCTACAGAAGATGACATTAAACTCTTCAAGTCACCGGTAGGATACCCTGCACGCGGTGTTAAAACAGAGTTGCACAAACGTATAGAAGAGGGAACAGCTCCGAAAGTAGCGTGTATTTCGAACTGTGTAACACCGTGTCATCGCGGAGAAGAGGCAAAGATAGTAGGTTACTGTATCGCAGACAGGCTTACTGATGCCTATGACGGGATCGCAGAGACAGGGCTCTTTTTTACAGGAGCCAACGGCTACCGTCTTAAAGAGATTATAACGGTTAAAGAGCTGATGGATAAACTGATGAACGGAGAAGAGAAGTAGCGTGAGAGGTTTGGTTCTTCTTTTTCTATGGTTCTGCAGCACAGTAATGCTCTTTGCTTCTGTAACGATCCTGGAGAAAGTCGAGATCAAAAAAGAGGAGCTGCGTCTCCATTTTAACAAAGGTTATAATAAAAGCGATATTCATCACTTCAGTCTGAAGAATCCCTATCGTGAAGTCTTTGATATACCGGATGTCCGTCTAAAAAACAGCCGGGTAGGGAAATATCTTCGTACATCACGCTGTCACTCTATCCGTATCTCCCAGTATAAACGCAATACGGTCCGTATCGTAATGGAAACGGAACGGGCATATGGATGTACACCGTACCGTCCGCTGTTTGCCTACAACTCCTATCATATCCCGCTTCCGCCATTCAAGGTAAGTAAAAAACATTACAAAGCCAAAAAGTCTTCAAAACCGAAAACAGTGGTGAAAAAAACGTATGGGAAAAAGAAATGGAGCTCTAAAAAAGCTGTGAAACCAAAACCCTATGTGATTGATACTTCCAAAAATATCT
Coding sequences within it:
- the pyrH gene encoding UMP kinase, which codes for MVKRVLVKFSGEALAGKEGYGIDTKILNYIAGEIKELVDNGVEVGIVVGGGNIIRGVTAAADGIIKRTSGDYMGMLATVINGVAIQEALEHAGLEARLQSAIDMHEIGEAFIVRRARRHLEKGRVVIFAGGTGNPYFTTDTAATLRASEIEADLLIKATKVDGVYDKDPAKFDDAVKLEALTYDQALNDHIRVMDDTSIALAKENNLPIVVCNMFEKGNLLAIIKGDMSLCSIVK
- a CDS encoding DNA-directed RNA polymerase subunit omega yields the protein MRTEQLTAKALEKVDYDKYLLANAVGKRAEEIAGGAKPLIDVDPKMVKHTDIALQEIAEGKLIVSLEG
- a CDS encoding RelA/SpoT family protein, producing the protein MDAFLAKVKEIHTIEEATALLWEQLPSPSSQTTKALDVAMTAHDGQKRKSGEPYIVHPILVAVITASISADETMVQAALLHDVVEDTDIDLEDLEHEFGEDVTHMVEGLTKIVEIRDEELAPSGSDDRLISSALTFRKMLIASIKDIRVLVIKLCDRLHNMLTLDALPLHKQKRIAEETLVVYSPIAHRLGISRLKNHLEDLSFYYIYPDDYAKIDTYIKANAQNLQFKLNAFIQKVRTLMEKNGFEGMHFEIIGRVKHYYSIYLKMHRKGVSIEEVLDLLAIRIIVNEPLECYKVLGLMHLNFTPLISRFKDYIAVPKENGYKTIHTTLFNEEGIVEAQIRTAQMHRLAEYGVAAHWKYKEGSNSVNLQWLESLSYQNESVEEFYELAKSDLFSEDITVFSPKGDYYTLPKGSVVLDFAYAIHSEVGANATGALVNKQKSSLLTVLKNGDIVRIIKDDMPHLHCSWQDAVKTSKAKEGIRSHCRARLKETDTFSAYNILATLFDQSVDAIKRRIEAMGLAESIHKLPTQLDFFKETIRKLAVYIGAKEVRFWELLKKGYKKPQPKKIEHFKFFTNKPLDGVEFDYCCHPKVGDKIVAFYKDSKAIIHHKLCKKAYAKILNAEPMIFVSWSGTKLSRYRLIISLQNQKGVLADLLARLSSLDMNVISIELGIKNSESAEYCRIEVESAESRKSVLEEKIAQQFKLIEMISLDDAYNK
- the tyrS gene encoding tyrosine--tRNA ligase: MSVNQALEEIRRGTAEIIDMERIETLVKKFYETGETYTVKAGFDPTGADLHLGHTVLLQKLRIFQKHGGRVQLLIGDFTAMIGDPTGKSETRKVLDRTTILENAQTYQDQVFNILDKSRTDVVFNSTWLEALGASGMVSLTTTFNVARMLERDDFEKRYKAGKSISISEFIYPLLQGYDSVELQSDIEIGGTDQKFNLLMGRFLQRAYEIGKEQAVLMMPILEGLDGVQKMSKSLNNYIGITEVPKEIYAKTLSISDELMWRYYELLSEKSLEEIAQMKEDVKTGKLHPKAAKENLALELVTRFYDEEAAKAAKEEFDNVFKANKLPDDIPEVEVEEGIWICKALVDAGIEPSTSQARRDIKQGAVRIDQEKVGDEKLNLDTGEYILQVGKRKFAKVKVGV
- a CDS encoding nitronate monooxygenase, producing the protein MTFKPLKIGKYTIEKPIIQGGMGVGISWDQLAGSVSKEGGLGVVSAVGTGVYKNRAYLDEAEMAGREHRPLEAINFYSYRALKHIFDNAREICGDRPLAANILYAQSEYDRVVQDACKAGANIIITGAGLPLTMPEAAKDYPDVALVPIVSTAKALRILCRRWKKTHDRLPDAVIVEGPLSGGHQGFKYEECFMPENQLEAILPPVVEEAKNWGDIPVIAAGGVWDHNDIIRMMELGARGVQLGTRFIGTVECDASDVMKNIIINATEDDIKLFKSPVGYPARGVKTELHKRIEEGTAPKVACISNCVTPCHRGEEAKIVGYCIADRLTDAYDGIAETGLFFTGANGYRLKEIITVKELMDKLMNGEEK